In Tachysurus vachellii isolate PV-2020 chromosome 7, HZAU_Pvac_v1, whole genome shotgun sequence, the DNA window ACACGTAGGAGGAGGTTCTGGCAGTGGGGTAAACAGTaatcaaattaattttaggGGCAAAAAGAAACATGAGAATTCAAATCATTATTGCTTTCCTAATTAGCAAAATGAAATCGGTTATTTAATAACGTAATAAATAAACTACCATCACAGAATCTCTACATATTAATGACATTGCCATTAAATACCTTTATGACTGTTACAATGAAGAGGGTTAAAATAATGTTCAGGGAAAACGGCACCTTATAAACCTTTTCAGATCCAGCAACTtcatcatctctctccctcatatCTCTGTGAATACGGTATAGCTATCTGGCTAGCAGCttttaaacagaaacaggaaaaacacatcATCCCTCTTGGCTAATCCTGTTCCTTATTGCAGCAGCTGGTAttcaataaaatgtgattaaaccaaagaacaaaacaatacattcattaaaaaaaaaaaaaacttggtataatcagtattgtagATGGTATTACATAATAGTACATACACGAATAGTTTCTGTTAGCTGTTCCCTTTTCCTAGAAACATCCTAGTCTATTTTTAGAGACTGTAAATTGCTATTGTTGGTcaataaaatatgcaaaacaTATGTCTCTTCATGCtcttatttatacatacatcaTCTAATGCTTTGCTTTAAAATGTTCTCTTCAGGAGTCTAGAActacactacatggccaaatgtatgtggacaccaaACACCAAACTGCTGCCACACATTTAGAAGCACACAATAATTTTTGTGGAAGAACTTTGTCCTGCATAAAGCCCTGACCCAttgaacacctctgggatgaactAGAATGCTGACTGTGTGTCTAGTCTTTTTCCACCTATCAAATGCCCTTTCTCACTTCCTAATGCCCTTGTGCCTGATTGGAGATCTTCCCAGAGCTAAATTTCCAAAAGCAAGTGGAAAGCCTTAACAGAATAATAGAAGCTGTTATAGCAGTGAAATGGGGAAACAACACATGGAAATATGATGGTTAAATGTCCACATAATTCTGCCCATATTGTGTTAAATGTTATGAAAATTTCTGTCCCAGTGGTCCGTCTTCATTAGGAGTGGATTGGACGCTAGTACATAAAATGTCAATGTGCCAAAATACAAAAggggaaaacaaaacacaacagtagaatatgaatattttacaggCACTGCGACTTTTAGGAAGGAGGGACGAATTAAGTCCCATTGTTCAAAAGAACATCGGTCTAAAACAACAagaatgacaacaacaaaaagagtAATAAGGAGTTGGAGAGTATGAGTATGTACATCCACCATAGACCTCAAAAGGAAGAAGATCCTACTCCAAGACAAGCATTAAAATGTCTAATGCACGTGATTACCAGGACAAATATCTTGCCTTTTGGAAGAAAACACTCTGGTCAAATGAAACAATGTATGGAGGAAAAAGGATCAGGCTCTTAAAACAAACATTATCCCAGCTGTGAAGCATGgaggtggtagcatcatgctatGGAGGTGTTTTGTTGGAAAAGGGACTGGTGCACTGAAAACTCAGAAAATAGATAGTACTGTATCATGAGCAAGAACGATTATCTAGAAATAACAAAGCAACACCTTATGTCAGAAAGCAGGCAAGACAACAGATAGAAAGTTAATACTTATACAATGATCCTAAGCACATCTCTAAGTTAGAACAATATTGTTTAAAGCTAAAGTAAAAAGTTTTGGAGCAACCATTACAACCAAAAATTCCTCATGAATCCCCAAACTGAAAAGCATGTCCGAGCAAGGAGGTGAGAAGCTTCTCAGAAGCTTGTAGGTGGTTACTGCAAGAGTTTGACTCAAAGAAAATGGCATCTAAATACTATCAAAGTGCCTGTAAACTTGTCACCCACCCAAAATCTGATAGAGTAAAGAAAAGCTGAAGTAAATCTCTCTTAGCTATTCATTTCAAACGGCCACATGTGGGAATAAAGTAGATGCCCTAACTGATGTTACACGGCTTGTATGTGAAGATGAACTGTGTTGGAAAAATTTCATTTGAATGTCTTGTATGTAAACATTCAGCTTCAACTGTACCACGTCATCTTTTTCCCCTGCAGCAACATGGACACGTTTTATGTATTATTGAAGTATTTAACACAACATTGATTTGCAGCGACAGAATCATGTGTCCATATAAATGTCAAACAAGAGTAAATCAATccctgcaaaacaaaaaacaaaggcCCATTATAAAAGAGCTCATTAAAATCATCAAATGACTCTGTGCCATCATATTTTAATAGTTATTCTCAGTGAAGAGCTTTAAACAGGGTTTACTACTCAAGTACACACGTTTCTTTCTAGGCACGTGCTTGGTACAGTCAACACAAATATCCAAACACAGTGAAGACTGCATGGCTATCAGACACCAAAGGCAGAGCACAATTATATCCATCATTTCCTATCATATAcaagaaaatgtcaaataaataccttcaatttttacttcatttatcGTATCGCTTTTTGTAAACACGTGTCTGAAGTGAATGTGGTTTAAGATGGCAGTAGAAATAGCTAGTGAAAACAACGTAGCGCACAATTTTTACAGTCGCAGCTACAAATTTTATAGTCTTTCTCGAATTTATGCTGCACTATCAAAGATTTTCATTTGACTCCTTTTGAATCCATACCATGTCGTCTGACAAGGACACATCCAATGTCCTGAGACCTTTCTAAGCACAGCCACATTAACTAAATCAGAATAATTTCACAGTTTCTTTTGTCTGGAACAGAATTCAAAGTACTAATAGTGACAAatagtgacgtgacgtgacatacagctaagtatgttgacccatactcagaattcgttctctgcatttaacccatccaaagtgcacacacagaccgtgaacacacacccggagcagtgggcagccatttatgctgcggtgccctgGGGAAAACTAATAgtattaaagatattaataataatatggatttGAGATAAAACGGACAAATTATAGCTTAAATAATATCTGATATTTTCCTACTGTGGTATGGTTGCAGTAGCAGTATTGTAGTAACTAATaagtaaaaatttgtattttgaCACCATCTGTCTGGCATCTAACATCCGGCACTGATTCCCTTAAACCCACCCAGAACAACAAGGCCTCAGGGTGAGAACTCCCAGCAAGTTTATTAGCCCTCTTGACTGACCAGACCTGTGTTACTGGAATTCTCTTATTGCTTGTCATGACCTGTTCGTTTGGTCATTACACAGTTCCCGCATACTCAGGGAAAACTGTGTGTAAACAAGACATCCTAGCAATCAGGTGTCtgctcaccacacacacacacacacacacacacacacacacacacacacacacacacacacacacacacacacacacacaaaacgtgtGTGTctaaaaatgttcaaaacacCAAACAAAGCGTGCAGCTATGTTTAGTAGACAATGCCAGGGGGTCATAAGATAAGAACTCATGGCAGAGTTATAGCTATAGCAAAAATCAGCagaataaataactaaacatcaaaaaaaaaaaactgaagcagAAACACTACAATGCACTTACGTCGTATTTAGCAGAAATGTTGTCATCCATATCAGAGTCATTTGGGTCCACCACATCCTGAAAAGGAGGCAATGTAGACACTTTTCTTCTCTCAGACAGCTCATTATCCCTTAACTTGGCATGCCGGACCTGCGATTTTTCCTTTAGAGCCTTTTTATCCGAGTGGTGAAGCTGAACCAAGCTGGAACTGGACTGGAGTTTCTGTGATGAGTCTGAAAAACTTCCTTTCCGTTTTTTGGTAATGTGGGCTTCGTCGTCCATCGAGGGCCTTCGTTTATTTTGGCCCAAGCTCGAGAAGCTAACCTCAGTTGCTCGGTGTTCCTTAGAAATGGCCTTGGGCTCTTTAAATCCCATCTTAGGAATGGGTTGCTCATCACGCAGGGGTTGGTTCTCTTTGGGTTTCTTCAAGGAGTCTTTGGAGACTTTGCCTGAATCCCTGCTGAAGTCTCTGAAGGCACTTTTGGACTCTTTTGAGTCTTTGGAAGGCTTGTCCTTGTGCTCCTTGGATGGCTTGTGGAGCTTGAGTgagctgctgctgatgctgTTATTGGTGGTGGTGATTGTGAGGGCACTACTGCTTTTGGACCCGTCCTGCagacaaaatacaaaagattAAGGTTCGAGTGAAACCAGACAGATAAGCAGAGCAGCCAGTTAAAATAAACTAATTCAATTAGAGAAGAAAAATAACGTTTTTGTctatgtgtgagagaatgtcTGAGAAGCATATATTGTGTGTTAACAGAACTCAAAAAAGAAGAATTTACATCCTGTCTAATtttggagtgtgtatgtgtgtgtatatatatatattatatacatacacacacacacacacacacacacacacacacacacatacacacatacacacacataatgtatAGGAGAGACATGAGAGCTACAGTAGAGGTGGAAGTTGAAGCCCTCAGTTATAACCTAGACACGGAGGCTTTAATCCACTTCCTTGCCTAATGACTGGGTCGCTCTGTCCCAAGGTCAGGCGTTGTAGCCCCTGTCAATATTTCACTCGTGTTGTAAAGCCATTAGGAAGTCTAGACAGAGGTGGTGTTATGACCTGCCTAAACTACCtctaaagctttttattttctctatctGTTGTTGACCCTTGGATCATTAAACACAAAGAGGTTTCTTCATGGTGAGCCAAAGAATACAATTCGACCTGACAGAAAGCTTAGAGTGttcatttatatatgttttacaaGGCTGGAGCCACACCAGTAGCGGAAACCAAATTAAACAGAGAAGCCTTGCTTCTTATTATTTAAGTGAAGTCTGATTTAATTAGACTAATAGTATTGAAAtactattaaataataaaatataagataGAAAATGCTACTGGCAGCAACCTGAAGTATGACGGATGACATGTATgcaacttttacatttttctaaacCTTAAAGAGGTTGTGTTTGTGCACATACGCAaagattccacacacacacacacacacacacacacacacacacacacacaaacacacacaaacacacacaaacacacacaaacacacacaaaccagagCACATGGAAAAGATACCAGAACATGGACCGTCTTTTGCCCATTTGCTAAGAAAGCTGATGTAGTTGTGCAGCAGCCGGGCTACCGGTGACCCTTGATCTGTCAGTAATCCATCACGTGCGAGGGCCTGTTTAGTTTTGGAACCGTTTCCATGTGCGGTAGGGGAGTCCCATAACCTCTGCTTGCATGCAGCGCTTCAAGCTGGATCACAGTAAGTGATATGACACTGGagactaaaaataaaacctaactGAAGAAATATGTAGGTGCCTGGTCCTGCACGATTTACTAGCGTAAAGAATAATGTGCTTCACTCGATACATGGAAAAAAGGGTTTTAACTTCTAAGCTCCCTGTGCAACACTGCTGGAAACTAATAACTGAGGTGAagccttaaataaaaataaaaaaaaaaactgaaccgTTTCTTAAATGGTTCTTTCAGACagactgtagaaaaaaaaaaaaaagagaaaaaatgaaaatgtctgatgGTCTATAAGTATTTCACAGTTAATTCAAAATGCCTCCTGAAACAGGACACCCTGCTGCTTAGTTTACGTCATCATAATGTAAGCACTTGCCTTTATCCCAGCCAAGAAATACCTGACTCAAGCCAATGTTTAACGTCTCTCGAAATCTCAGCTAAATGCCCTGAACATATCTGAACTTGCCAAATATGGAAGATTAAGAAAAGTTCTTTGAAGAGATAAAAATTCCTTGGGTGAGAGATTTggcgttttttgtttttgttttttggtgagTGTCAGCTCTTTCGGTTTACTGTACAAGCCGTGAGGGAATAAACTTGGATATTTATACTAACCTTTGCTCCTGGAAAGGATTTGTTCTTTTTCCCATCAGAGAAGTTGAGTGTCAGTGAGCTGCTGGGTAAAGTGGGCAGCTTAAGGTGCTGACCGAACAGAGACGTCGAGCCTTCCTGCATGACCATGACCTGAGGATAACAAGAAACCTACTGAATTATGTGAGGAACTCTGATGACTAAAGCACAACGACTTAATTTcacagcataataataataataaaaatcctaacgaaaacaataggtttccagcgcttcgtgcttgaacccctaataataaaatcCTTACTTTAGAGTCTTCTGAACTTCTTTTGTGAGGATCTCGTTGCTATCAAAATAGAAAGCAAACAATTAGACAAGCCAGTGAGGgagatataaaaaaacaaaaaaacaaaaaaaaaacacatccttgACAAATGATACTATACTTTACTTATATGACATATGATGAAGGACAAAATCCTTCCCAGAGGCCAAAACCATCAGGTAAATTGAAGATAACCTCAAGTCCCTGCTGAGGTAGACTGATATTACAATTAAACAACGTCCTGGATAAACACTCGTTGTCAATCAACAGCACTGATTCGTGCTACACCACCCTGTTTGTAAAGTAGTACTGAGGGAAATTAGGTCACATCCCAcggacacacacatggacacggacacggacggacacggacacacacggacacgcacacggacacgcacacatacacggacacggacacggacacggacacggacacacacggacacggacacacacggacacggacacacacggacacacacggacacggacacacggACAGGCGTCCTCTGGCATGGTACCAAGTACAGTTTTTGTGTCTTGTAGTAATGGACGGTTCAGGTTGGAACTGGCCCACTTTTATTCATCCTACAAAAGTAACTCATCTTGACTAAGAAGAACAGTAATTCCATTAAGACCAACTTACTGACAGTGGGGTTTATCAGAATCATACAGCTTCATGGAGCAGCACTACACCCTCAGCTtgctgtggggattagtgtgtgcatttttgtgtgtgagtgtgtgtgcgtgcgtgtgtgtgtgtgtttgtgtgtgttcatgcccACAGCTTTCAATGAAGACACCACCCACATCAACATACTGTAAAGCTGGTAGAGAGCCCGGATTCGGAAAACTTAAAATGAGAAACAGGCGGGCTTTCTGCGATAAAACGGAGatcaaaaaaagattaaaacgGATAAAAACAGAAGAGTAAGTGAGGATTTACTTCCAGCATCTTCAAGGACAGAATTTCAATGCTGCTATTTTTAGAACTGTTACTGATTACTTCTTAAAAAACAATTTAGTACCATAAACCACTAGAGGTTAATTCCAGTATATTTACCTAACTTCAATGATCATTTTTACTCTAGTGGGTCTATGTTCTCTTTATTGCTCCGGGTTAATGAATGTCCAGCAGAACATCTGCCTTCATGAGCCTTATTCCTTCTCAGCTCTGTTTAGTTTTCAGCCCATGAAATTCAGTGGCAGGAACGACACAAAGGAATACACCAAGCAGGCGTGTATGTGCATTTACCCCTCCGGCCTTTAGCAGCTTCCTTCGGAACTCCTCTGTCGGGTTGTTAAAGGTGAGCTTCTCACAGCGCAGATGATTGACAGGGGGATGACCCTCCAAGTGCAGGAACAGATCGTAGTCGAAGCGCACTTTTTTTGGCTCCTCCTGGCGAACAGGAAAGCGTAGGCTCGCGTTCAGCACGTTTATACGAAACTCTGAGGAAAGGgaattttttataaacacttcaGTTTTATAAATACCTTATTTCGGAAGTACACTTCGATAGGCAGGATGAAGCCGGCGTATCCAGACTCTTCCACTTTATACGGTGGATCCTTGCACACTGTCGCAAAGAGGGGGAAGGggggacaaaaacaaacattt includes these proteins:
- the mllt3 gene encoding protein AF-9 isoform X3, encoding MVFVRGPEHTNIQHFVEKVVFHLHESFPRPKRVCKDPPYKVEESGYAGFILPIEVYFRNKEEPKKVRFDYDLFLHLEGHPPVNHLRCEKLTFNNPTEEFRRKLLKAGGQRDPHKRSSEDSKVSCYPQVMVMQEGSTSLFGQHLKLPTLPSSSLTLNFSDGKKNKSFPGAKDGSKSSSALTITTTNNSISSSSLKLHKPSKEHKDKPSKDSKESKSAFRDFSRDSGKVSKDSLKKPKENQPLRDEQPIPKMGFKEPKAISKEHRATEVSFSSLGQNKRRPSMDDEAHITKKRKGSFSDSSQKLQSSSSLVQLHHSDKKALKEKSQVRHAKLRDNELSERRKVSTLPPFQDVVDPNDSDMDDNISAKYDSEQPSPSSSSSSSGYRPTHKRQVLGPLQTIIPDLHSDDNEDESEEEEDNDMDSDMERPLHTHMTHRHRRVSLSDGSDSENSSASSPLPHNEAPPLLKASNNQILDMKSPMKQTKGDKNKNIDCDKAYLDELVELHRRLMALRERHILQQIVNLIEETGHFHITNTTFDFDLCSLDKTTVRKLQSYLETSGTS
- the mllt3 gene encoding protein AF-9 isoform X1 produces the protein MASSGAVQVKLELGHRAQVRKKPTAEGFTHDWMVFVRGPEHTNIQHFVEKVVFHLHESFPRPKRVCKDPPYKVEESGYAGFILPIEVYFRNKEEPKKVRFDYDLFLHLEGHPPVNHLRCEKLTFNNPTEEFRRKLLKAGGQRDPHKRSSEDSKVSCYPQVMVMQEGSTSLFGQHLKLPTLPSSSLTLNFSDGKKNKSFPGAKDGSKSSSALTITTTNNSISSSSLKLHKPSKEHKDKPSKDSKESKSAFRDFSRDSGKVSKDSLKKPKENQPLRDEQPIPKMGFKEPKAISKEHRATEVSFSSLGQNKRRPSMDDEAHITKKRKGSFSDSSQKLQSSSSLVQLHHSDKKALKEKSQVRHAKLRDNELSERRKVSTLPPFQDVVDPNDSDMDDNISAKYDSEQPSPSSSSSSSGYRPTHKRQVLGPLQTIIPDLHSDDNEDESEEEEDNDMDSDMERPLHTHMTHRHRRVSLSDGSDSENSSASSPLPHNEAPPLLKASNNQILDMKSPMKQTKGDKNKNIDCDKAYLDELVELHRRLMALRERHILQQIVNLIEETGHFHITNTTFDFDLCSLDKTTVRKLQSYLETSGTS
- the mllt3 gene encoding protein AF-9 isoform X2; amino-acid sequence: MASSGAVQVKLELGHRAQVRKKPTAEGFTHDWMVFVRGPEHTNIQHFVEKVVFHLHESFPRPKRVCKDPPYKVEESGYAGFILPIEVYFRNKEEPKKVRFDYDLFLHLEGHPPVNHLRCEKLTFNNPTEEFRRKLLKAGGQRDPHKRSSEDSKVMVMQEGSTSLFGQHLKLPTLPSSSLTLNFSDGKKNKSFPGAKDGSKSSSALTITTTNNSISSSSLKLHKPSKEHKDKPSKDSKESKSAFRDFSRDSGKVSKDSLKKPKENQPLRDEQPIPKMGFKEPKAISKEHRATEVSFSSLGQNKRRPSMDDEAHITKKRKGSFSDSSQKLQSSSSLVQLHHSDKKALKEKSQVRHAKLRDNELSERRKVSTLPPFQDVVDPNDSDMDDNISAKYDSEQPSPSSSSSSSGYRPTHKRQVLGPLQTIIPDLHSDDNEDESEEEEDNDMDSDMERPLHTHMTHRHRRVSLSDGSDSENSSASSPLPHNEAPPLLKASNNQILDMKSPMKQTKGDKNKNIDCDKAYLDELVELHRRLMALRERHILQQIVNLIEETGHFHITNTTFDFDLCSLDKTTVRKLQSYLETSGTS